The Panulirus ornatus isolate Po-2019 chromosome 46, ASM3632096v1, whole genome shotgun sequence sequence AGCTGGTGTAGAACTCAAGGTCAGAGACAACCTCAAGGACTGTTGCATTAACGAGTGTTTATTCTGACTGgacttgtaaaaaaaagaatgaacctttaatctttttatacattttatattaaATACTATACTATGCTAAAGATAAGTGGAGTTTAACTGTAGTATCAATTCCTGATCAAAATATGTAAAGAGAAAGCCTGCAATAAGTGAAGTTCATTTCAGGCTCACACAAGACACAAAAGTTAAGGCTTTGTCAGTAATATTTCTGCCAAGTTCCTGATGTACATTTTTCATTCTGGCATTGATAGCATCCTACACATTTTGATTGTGCTGTTGATACAACATTTGGTATTTCCTATATTTCCTCAATCTGTGAACACTAAATATGATCTTCAGAAGTTATTTTGCTTTAAAATTCATCAGTTTTAGGCTTGTGGTAATCTTTGTATCTGAATTGGTATTTTGCAAACATAGATACTTCAGTAGCATCTTCTTTGCCTCAGTAGTTATTACAAATAAGTGTCATTCTTTGGGTAAAGAGCCCCATGCTTCATCACACAGGCATTAGATTGTAAGAGAATAGTCTTTACAAGTTAATAGCATCATGGGCATAATTTGGTTCATGGGCTTGGAGAAGCTCAGGTGTAGGAATGGGATGTCCACATCAGCAACAGTGAAGTAGTTACTGAATTCATAATACCAGACCTGTAGGCCTGAATTCATTAATAATGGGGAACTCTACATTTCATgtttaaagagaaagagaaatctAAACAATATTGGAAGATAATCCTTAACTGTTTGAGTGGCATGAAGTGTACTTACATTCAGAATTTCTTCATCAGCTGAATCCATGTTCTAGAGTGAAAGAGCCTTCACATCTGCAAATACAGAAAGGTGACAGACACTGTCAGTAGTCTATTAATGTTACTTGCCATTAACATGTTTCAGTAATTTACTCTGTGGTGTCTGGTACTGTACTATAACACCAAGTTGCATATGCCACTGATGCACAAATATCAATCTGGTATACAATGTGTTGTCCACTGATAAAaattctccctcccctttcattgTGTACACATAACTGCAATCACTTATCCTGATAAGATAAACACATTGTGTATATGAATTGTATACTAGTACTGTAATGATATTAGTGGATTAGACAACTTACAAGAGACAGTAAAAAATTTATTGTTTAGTGCAAGATTACTGTATTTACTTTGATAAGACAACTTACAAGACAGTAAACAATTTATTGTTTAGTGCAAGATTATTGTATTTACTTTGATATGTCACTGAATATCTATAATCAGGAGATATTAAAGCAAAGTAAGTTATGTTGGACCAAATACTTTGTTGTATATAAATTGATAGCTATGCAGGGACTGAATAAGAATACCTCAATTGGTAAAGTGAACAGAAAAGGAGGAAGATTGAATGAGTATGATGtgtagaaaattaaagaaatatgGAGAACCGAGAAACAGTTTAAAATAGTAGGTTAGCAAGTCTGCCTCAGGAAATCAGTTGTCTCTGCCCTTTTACCAGCCTGAAGTAATTCCCAATACTTATGCATGTAGTCTATATCCTTTTCCAGCATATGTATGAACCCTTTTGCTAGATAACTGAATGCAGGCTGGTTCCTGAAAAGTGTCATCACCAAAAAATATTATCTATAcgacttttattattatttcaacaTGAAAAGAAGTGTATTTTCTATATCTGACATTAGTATTCCTGAAAAATCATAGCAGGTAGTGAAAAAGTTTTAATGAAAAACAGTAATAAATTGTTGAACATAGCACTAAAAAATGTCTCAATGAACTTTATATAACATTATCAACACTGAAACAGGTTGTATCTTTTATATTTAGAATTAATATTCCATTTAAAAAATATTGTATAGTAGAAAATAATTATTTAAAAAATTAAGCaacaaagatgaaaaatgatCCTCTATAAATGGGACAGATACTGGCATGTCACTGAGAGGTCCAAATCATACATAACTATCTTTGTATGGATGTTATATGTACCATGTGTCATCAACATATAAGTCAGTAAGACCAATAAGAAAACAGAATTAATGGCTGCATCCACCACTTGAAAAGTGAAACCCAGTGTAGCAAACAGCAAATGGCACTGgccagatgtgtgtatgtgtggtggttatTTCAAGTTCCAAGGGATATTCCCACATGTCACATTAAAAGGGAAACCTTTTTTGGTTGGCATGGGGTAATCCATTTTTTGCCATCAAAGGCATAAGTGTTTGTTCATAGATATTCATATAATGCAGCAAAAGGGTCAGTGGAGTTCAGAATAATGGAGAGTAAAATGAAGTAGGTAAAAGGATATGCATGAAATTTTGTGACAGTAGTACGTGACcaaaaaaaagagattacagagaaAATTCGATTGATTCATAAGGAGAAAATTATCCCCTTCACTGATTATTCAGTAATGTAGGAATGCAAATTAGTAAACCTTGGTGGCAGGTATTCTCCTGGATTGACAGTATAGATTAGCTGTGAAGTTTGTTTGAGTAAAAGGCAATTATCATTCCAAATGTGAATGTGTGATTGTAGTTATTTTGAATGATGTGTCCCGAAGTTAACACATATTCTCCTTTAGGTCATTTAACCAGACAGCAATTTTTGATAAATGGTATGTCCATCAGGTAGCAGTTGTGACGGGGGATGACCTAATGCCAATGAAGAAGGAGCTCATATCATCTGGAGTGCCAGACATAAAAAGTGGCCTTCCACTTCCAGAGACAGTCCACAGCATGAATGCGTACCTTGGGTGAGTCATGATACTCCAGAGTAGTCAGTTACAGTTATCAGGTGAAAATGAGGTAAAACATGGCTGGGAAAAACTGTAGTACTGATGTGGGATAAATGTATAGCACGATCCACTGAAGAGAAAAAATTAGTGAGTATATTTGGGTAGTGTAAAGACAGGTACAGGAAATGATCAGAGATATTGTAGTAGGAATAAGACAGCATAGATGAATGAGTTGGTATCCACACTGAAGAGCATGTGGGAGTATGCAGTAGCTGTCACCTCCAGAATAGCCAGGATACAATGGATTCCCATGCCTATGGGCCACACcctccaacagcctgattgaGCAAAGGAGTATCATGACAGCTTGGTTGAAACTGAACTATGAGGTGAGCAAAGGAGTAACATGACAGCTTGATTGAGACTGAACTGAAGCCAAAAGAGTATCTGAAATTATCAAGGTAAGATAagctattttcttctttcacacttccaCCTTTAAACAAAACATCTCCATGCACATGATCAGCATTTAAAACTATGGCATCTGAAAAAAGTTTGTATCATGTTTAGGCTTTGCTATATACAGTACATGCCGTACCAGACAAACTCAacactaatttttttcttttttaagttgatATTCATAGATGTGTAATGTTATTTCAGTGCTGGTCCTATTGCCCGTGCTTTGGATAGAGGTGCTGATATAGTAGTTACAGGAAGGTGTGCGGACAGCTCTCTTGCCTTGGCATCACTCATGCATAGTGTAAGTAGTGACAAATCTTTGTAAATTATTCCCTTAGGGAAAGACAAAACCATAACTGTACACAAATATTCCAGTAATACCCTGCATTCATATTAATCTATAGTATATAATACATGTGTGAGTATTAATTAAACACTATATATTGAATTTCATAACAATAGTACATCATGTCACAATACTTTTCCTGTACAATAcacataattaaaaaaaatctctATTTTTTATCAGCAttcaaaatcaaataaaaaaaattaggaCAAAATGCTACCTATATGTTGTATAAAACTGGTTGAGATTTAAGTGTGGGTAAGTCTATCACATTCAATCTCTCTACATGTCTGCACCAGTGCCACCACTATCATTACTGTCTTCTTCGAGTTTCCTAGTACTGCAGTGTTAAGGTAATAATTGCTTTAATATCCAAAGCTAGGCGTAAAGAGAAGTATACATCAGCAGACCTTAGATCCACCTCATAGTACTTATAGTTACCATTCTGGGCCTCCCACCTAAGTGCTCTATCTTCCCTCATTATGTAAATTGACTACTGTGATCAGACTGTCTGATCTTTCAATTTGTGTTCAGGGAAATGACAAGCCTTGTGTTTAGCTGAGGCAATACTATTCTGTCTGTAACAGCTTGAAAATGAGCTTTAAGAGACATGAGTTTAGGCCAGCACATttcagattttcttttatttgcctAAAAGCAAATCATTACTTTATAGTGCAGTATGATGGGAAACAATGCTCTGTTCTATAGAGCAGGTAGCTCTTAAGAAGACTGACTTCTGACTTAACAATGAATGTAACAAGGCACACACAAAGAAATTTTACAAATTACACTTAATGAGACAAGGTATCACCTGCAGTTATATTAGGCTGCCTAATTATGTCTGGCCAAGCATAAGTAATAGGCAGAGATGGTCATCGCGTACATACCTATCACCTATATACTACGCATAATGGGATCTTTTTGCACAGTAATTCAAAACTGATCAATTTTCTAATATACATTTCATTAGTACATGCTTAATTTGGCAGTTAGTTAACGTGAACTTTTtgtaaataaaatagaatatatatgtaatttttttgtgTTAACATAGGTATTTATAAAATGGACTATATAATTGGCACCAAGATTTTATGGTTCTTATGATTCCAGTTTGGTTGGCAATTAAAGGACCACGATCATCTTGCTTCTGGAAGTTTAGCAGGTCACCTTATTGAATGTGGAGCTCAGGTGACTGGTGGGGTATACACTGACTGGCATACAGTTCCAGACTGGCATAACATTGGTGAGACTGTCACTTTTTATTCAATGGAAGTGAAACAAAATTATATATGATTTTAAAAACTTCTAGTGTTGCCAGGTGATTCTGTAGGCAGATTAGATTACATACAATTTTTGCTAATGATTTTGCATTTATAccataaagaataaagaaatgcaCCTCATTTATAAGtactctttatattttttttttctcataactcTTTACTTAAATTTATTGCTTTTGTATGTGGAGTCTGTGTATTATGATAATTTTGAGTCTTTCTTTACTTCCAGTGCCAGATTTGAAGGTATATTGTATTATCTTTGGACACAGAAAATAATTAAGAACATGTAGGAGTAAAACAAAGCAATAGAAAATCTGGAGCAATATTCCAAAGTTCCGCTATTTTAGATTCAAATATATGAAGTCAGATTGTGTAAAACTCCCAGTCACTCTAACAACCAATCTTTCCAAGGAATTTAACTGCTAATATTAAGTGGGTAACTATGAATCACAAGTGTTTCTATCCAGATCAGGGGAGGATATTAAGCCAACTCTTACCCTATATGCCAGACAACAACAGCTGACTAGAAGCCAGTTTCTTTGTAATGTCTAAACTCTCTGCATGTGTCCTTGCCACACAGGCTTGTTCTTGTGGTTGCTGCGTTGCTGCTAGTTAGGTTTCTGTAAGGTGACCAGCCGCACAAGGATTGACTGTTATGATTCCTCCTGTCCTCAAATAGttaagttgtggaattctcttcctgcttttgtctttccttcttcctgtaACATTTATGTGTTTAAAAGTCAGATCTACAAATACCAGAAGAGCTCGTTACTTTTATCATTCTTTATATCTTATTGTATTTTCCTGTCACCTGAGATGGCCATATTTAGGGTATATTTTGCCCACATCATGTAATTCTTTGGAGAAAATTAATACACCACTGCAAAAAGGCACCACTAATTTATGCACAGTACCTTAGTCCTTGTTTCCAACCAAGGTGTGTATCTCAGTAATTGTTGTCTCTAATGCTTGTTTTCCTTTCACGCTTAAATTTGAAATAAATATTACACATATGATGACAAAGACTGCATCTCATACTAGGATCTGCTCGGCATTTGTGTTtcttgaccattttttttttcaaatgagttTGGATTGGCACACACAACTTTTTTGGAGACATTTCTTGTGAGCTAGCATGCAAAGCATAATATCAATCTGAGATGGACTTTTCCATGGGTATTAGTATATTCCATTGGCATTGTTTAAATATTGATGGCCTGGGAGCTCTGAGTGACTGATTTGTAAATTGGAGCTTGTAAGTTCAGTTCCTGTATGCAGTTATTTTAGAAGTTGCAGCCCAAAGTTTCATACAGTGCAAATTATAAATTTAATCATGTGACCAGAAAAacagagatggatggatagaaaaTTAATCATATTATCCTCTTTTGTATCACTGGGTACACAGTAGCTCTTCACCTAACAAAACTGGTGTCGGAAACCTAAAAAATATGTAATGTTTACTACTAATGGAGCAGACTACcatattttcattataagtataaTCTGTCATCTTGGTACCCAAGCTGAATCTAATAtttaaagtataaaaaataaaaaaactttcACTAAAACTTACCTCTTGACTTTTAACTGAGTCCCATTTTAGATACCATCCCTACTTCATAATATTACATGCACCAAACAACAATTAGTTAAAAGTTCTACCCAATTAAACCTGCTTCTTATATGAAAGTACAGTAGATGCTTGAGAAGAAAGGCTTCAACCATTGCTTGGTTAAGCCTTGCTAACCTTTCACCATATTCCTGGTTGTTTGTGATGGCTGTAATTGGTTACCAGTTCTAAAAGTGTCTGTCTGCAACCATTGTCTCTGTTTCCACTTCCattgggtggatcaggtacatacacctCAAATTACTGATCTCAGAGGCTAAAACTACCAAAAATGAAACCACTCGGTTCCCCAGGAACTCTTTACATTACCCAGAGTTTTAGTACCTCATCAAATATATTAGACCTGTATGCAAAAGGAGTTCATATATGCTACTCATTACTCTTCCACAGGAGACTGTTACTGATAAAAATTCCAGAATGAACAAGACAGACCACACATCTTGAAGCAAAATAGTCTGAAATGGAGAACATATATTTATTGTATTTCTGATGAGCTAGCTGCTAGTAGCTACTTATTAGTGTGATTTATTGGTCAATCTGCATTTCCTAGTTCAGTTCCCCCTTGGATATTGCAATCCAAtgcagtctttttctttttcttccttttaggTTCAACAGTTAGTTTATTCAAAAACTTTACTCTAGCTGTGGTATTACTTCTTAAAGGCAAATGTTGGATTTGCAGCGAAGAACTCACATGGTCACTACCATCTTTCCCATACCTCCTCTGTTTTCTAGGTTTTCCAGTGGCAGATGTATCATACAATGGCAGTTTCCTTATCACAAAGCCTCCTAAAACTGGTGGGCTTGTTAACCATGGAACAGTTTCTGAGCAAATGCTATATGAGATAGGTGATCCCCGAGCTTATATACTGCCAGATGTAGTGTGTGACTTCTCTGGGGTGCAACTACAAGAAGTGGAAGAGGGAGTAATTGTGACTGGAGCTAAGGGCAAACCAGCAACAGATTCATACAAGGTGAGTCCATTGTTCACTGCTATATGCACTGATAATTGGTTAAAATATTAATTTATTAAACATTTGTTAGACATGGAATTTTAAGTAGACTTCCAGGAAAGAATGTTGATTGactaaaaagacagaaaaaatctGCAGAGATGCATTTGTACGAGCTTATATCTCCTGCATGTTGGAAGCagtgagctggaaatcctcctttcctgtaTTACTTCTGAATAGAGGGAAAAgaaaggagccaaatgaggatttcttTCCTTTACGGTTCAGTGACCTGTCTGTGATGCTATCTCAATCCCTTAGGAAATTGCAGACTGGATGGATAAAATGGGACAGATCATTAAAACAATGAAGATAATGCAGGGTGTAGTCATGAACCTTTTACAAAACACCGCTGATTTTTCTATCGTTCTTTAAAAATTTCATGGATACCTAATGTGAGACTGCATGATAATGTATCCTTTAAACAGTATATATGCTGCCTATCTTGTCTGTATagaccccttttagtcaccttctacaacacgcagggaatatgtaggaagtattctttctcccttatccctatgGATAAATGTCAGTAAGAACAGATGCTACAATGAagttaaaaaataaagaaatgcttttaaGTTATCATACAAGTACCAGTACTGCACTGGGATTGATTATTATGATGCCTACTTCTTCCTAAatacagctaagctgtggaattctcctcctttcatccttccctcttctaTACCCTTTCTGTCTTAAAAAGACAGTCTACGAACACTCATGAAGCCCATATtaatttcttgtttctttttctctcactttatttCTTTAACTAGATATGGTCTTTGAATTGGATATGTTTTACCTCTTATTTGTTGGCCACAGCAGTGATAAAAGAATCTAAATTTAAAGTGTTTCAGATTTCATTATAGTCTTTCATCTTAGTTCGGTTGGCTGTCTTGCACCATCGCACCTCAGTCTTTCAGCAAATATCCATAATGATGGCCTGGTCTACCAGGCTGTATGATATCACAGTTTTCCTGTTATCATATACTGTGCAACACGTGGTGAACTAGACCTCTTGCAATTTAGTCCCGTGttttaaaggtaaatgcaagttgaTTATTCTATCACGATAAAACAGTACACTGTTTCATAGGTAAGTGCTACATACATGGGCGGCTACAAAGCAACAgctgtatgttgtgttggtgggccAAAGAGCAGAGAGAAGGGCAAGAAGACAGCAGAGGCCATCTTAAAAAGATGTCAGAATATTTTCAAGATGCTGAAGATTCCCAACTTCACAAGGACACATGTCCAAGTGTTAGGAGGAGAGGATACCTATGGAGCTCATGCAAGGTATGAAGATTATGAGAGATGCATAAAAGTGTAACTCCTCATATTAGTATAGATTAACATATTCTTCAATATGTGAATTCATTTTTTGAAGGTTCTCGGTGTTATATACTCATTGCATAATaacagtcaatggactgaacccagacatgtgaaaccatggaaaggcaggTGGTGCCtagatctggagagagagagctgtggtttcggtgcattacacatgacagctagagaatgagtgtgaacagatgtggccttattctgtctgtttcctgacagtacctcactgacacgggtgGAAAATGCTGCTTCCTCTGGGACGGGGTGAGCCTTAGAGTACAGAACaccatttggctctttcctctttTAGTACTTTTCGAAATGAAGATATAGGTGAGGGATTGCCAGCCTTCTACTCCTGCCCCTCTTTGTCACCACCTGCATCATGCAGGATATATATGGGTAGCATTCCTTCTACCCTGTCACCAGGGATTTGGGAAATAGAGATTGTTACTGAACAGTCCTAAGTATTAAGGCAAGATACAATTGTTTATTTGGATTTTGCATTGTTCTCCCACAGCAAAGGTGATGGGCCACGAGAGGGAGCTATCTGGATATCAGTCCACCACCCTGACAAGAAAGCTTTAGAACTGTTCTCAAGAGAAATTGCAGCTGCTGGCACAGGCATGGCTCCAGGACTAACATCCATTGTTGGTGGGCGGCCTAGACCATCTCCATTGTTGTGCCTTCACTCATTTTTAATAAGAAAAGATAAATGCAAGGtagttctctttttttcatgACAAGCACTGCATTAAGACTGAACCCTCAGCTCATTATTTGTTAAACAGCATACGGAATAGCCAGTACTTTTAGAGCTGTTTTTAGTAATATTGTGAGGTTAGAAGACTGACTTACTTTATCATCATGGAATATATTGCAAACACACAATCATCCATAAATCTTGGGTTGTAGTCATCGCTGATAATGAAAATTTGCAGGTGATAAGAGTATTTGCCTCTTCatcattatatttttcataaGATATTCCACTTAAAGACAGAAAAATGCTTTTTAAACAAAGAAATAAACTTATGAATTAGTGTATAATTATAGcattatatttttaaaatataaagTTTAGATGAGGGTAAATGTGAGGCTTTCACTTTATTATTGAAGGGTATTAGGGACTGTGTTACCCTCAGCTGTCTCAGCTTTGGAAGCTTAAAGTGTCAGGTGTTTTATGCAGACACACATCTTTACTTGTTTCTTAGTTAATGTAGAATTTGAGAACATCATCTTACTTTTGAAAGAATATTCTAGTAATGGGTGTTACCAGATTCTGCCAGTGAGTGGTTACACCTCAAGTGAAAACTCACCTACAGTAATGCTGTATCATTGTCAACAGCTGAAAAACAGTACTGTCTTGACTACGAGTTTCCTGCTCCAAAGAAACCAATCAGTTCCCCACTCCTGTAAGgtgtagccttgaagctgcaggagtcacATGTGGGGTTGTATAATTGAAATTAAATTACTAGTAATAGGAGTTACTGTTATCAGTACTAGAGATCTGTAATTATAGTACACAACCCTCCTTTCACCTATGAGTTGcttgaaagagataaagaaagctTTTGACATTGTCCCCTATCATATAAACAAAATCCTGGAAATCAAACTGCACAATAAAAATCAGAGTGGCTTGCAAATATCCCATTCAGTTGCCAaaccaaagtaaaaaaaaaaacaacagcccCCTCTCCACTGTTACAGAAATATTAAAAGAGACCAAGGAAATTGGTTAAAAATAGTTCTTAATGAACTCAGGATTGACAATTACGTAAAATGTATGATATCAGAGAAAAACTATATTATGAAAAAAGCAAGTATATGGTGAACACTACATGCTATCCCAGTGGCAAAATCTCTCTATAGGTAAGTACTCTCCAGCAGTTCCCAAATGGACTTCCCCAAGGATCTGTAGTTCCCCCATCCTCTTTAGTGTGCTCCTTCCTTACCTGCTAGCacctcaaaacattttctttcatatccaAACAACTTAGTCATAGTCTTGTAACATTTCAAACATCCCAaggcaacaaacaaacaacaacaatacaCCAGATCCATAGAACACTGGCTCACACAAAACAGGCTATGGTAAGCACAATTGTACATTAGACATATTAGCTTCAGCCAAATTCAGTACAGAACCTCAAATTAACATTTTTGCTATTCCTAGATTTCTTCACCAGAGTTATTTCAAGTTCCCAATTTTGTTGTTATCACGTGAATTGTGAAAAGGAATCATGTATGAACATCCTTTCACTTTTTATGCCAGTTTTATTATCTGACCTTGGAAAATCTAGTAAATGGAGATTATGACACAGTTATTAAGTTTACCACTTTTGCTTCATTAAAACAACTCAGCCACTATTAATTACTATACCAGAGACTATTTTCTTTTTAGGTAAACATTAGtatggatgatgaagatgaagtgtATAGTGAAGCATCAAATTGGGTGCCATCAGCCACCTACGACTATCCAGACCAACCTGTTTCACATGTGTCAGGCTTGAGCACTGGCTCAAATAGGTATGTCAGGTATTTCTTAAATTTTTATCCTGGTATATTTTCAATGCGATATTCTTGTGTTCTTAGTAATTCAGTTTTAAAAAATCTTCTTTCAGCCTGATGAGAGTGCTTTGGGTAAATTTCTGACCGACCTAGTAGTATCTGATTTGCTTCATACATCACACATAAGATCTGAATTGGAGCAAGTCACTGACCACCAGATTATCCCCTAAAGGACCAGTTACCAGTTGCTTGCCAATTACAAATATTATAAAGTAACTTATGAGGTTGAAAAAAGTTAACATGTTACTTGTTGGGCACCTATAGCTGAGCTTAGAGGATGGTCACTGTTTCTAGTTTTTTAGCTTACCCTGGCATTTATCTGGAAGGGTTTTCCCttagcaaatggaaacatcaacCTCAACATTTCACACTTTATCCCAATGCAAAATGAAATCTATAAAAACTGCTTTTTTGTTTGATGTAGTCCAAGAATATATGTCTGATTAGGACTGTTGAAAATACAGTGATGTGTGCATGCATTAGTGTAACTATTTGATCTTTCTCCCATAGTTATCGTCTAGAAGATCTGGCTTATACACGCAGTGGAGACAAAGCTGACTCCTGTAATGTTGGAGTGGTTGCTCGACatccttcactatacccttatctGAAGCAAGCTCTAACATCACAGTCTGTGGCTGAATACTTTAGCCATGTATTTCCAGCTGACATTAATCCACTGGAATGTGTAAAAAGGTAGGACTGTATTAGAATGACACAATTATAATCCAGAAAGAGTTTGAATTGCAATAAGAATTTCTGTATAATTCTTTAACTTATAATTATACAATCTAAGACCCCTCTTATGGGGCTTCTATAGCTTTAATGCTATGTTCCAATCAGGGGCAGGGTAATGGACTCATTTTATTCAAGGACTTCCTAGATATGGccgtactccttttcatccactgatgatgataaactCTACCTATGGTGACTTTTCCCTCACACTGTAACCATATGCAGGCAGAGTCTACCAACACCACTCTCTTTATATGTCTGCCTGTTTAGGAGTGTGGGAGTTACCTGGGAATTAAAGGTCCTGTAATATGAATCAGTACATCAGAGCAAGGTATTGCTTTACATGTTACATCAAAGGGAAAACACAAAGAAGTCCTCAGGGTGGAGGTTtatcacaaaatgaaaaaaaaattagcatgAACATTCTAGAGGGTGAAAAGTATGCATGggttagagtgaaatggagcattgtggtatacaggagacAACATGCCATTAGTGGTCTAAAGCaagacatatgaagcagctgaggaAAACCACGTTAAGATCTGTAGGGCCCAGTTGTGTagaaggggctgtggttttgatgcattatacagtacagctagagaatggatgtgagtgaatgaggccttttctccgTCTGCTTCTGGTACTACTTTGCCCACAAGGGAAACAGCGAactagtttgaaagaagaaaaaagacattttagtttcaaagaagaaaaaagacatttTAGTTTCATCAGTCAATGGGAAATGCCAATAAGAATCCCCTAAGTTTCAAAACATATTCACATTGTAATGACTCAACAAGTGCTAAACAGCAGTCCCAAAAACCCAACTAAAGTCCActagacatacacacatctgaaAC is a genomic window containing:
- the LOC139763221 gene encoding uncharacterized protein isoform X3, with the translated sequence MPSLYLKMASLGAHIFRHSQRKLKVLPLSTQYRRYTAAESQPRNVRIGCASGFWGDTPTAAPQLIHNGNIDFLMFDYLSEITMSLLTAARAKKPELGYAPDFVLFAIGPYLNDIKRKGIRILSNAGGINPHGCAAALKQAAEKAGVELKVAVVTGDDLMPMKKELISSGVPDIKSGLPLPETVHSMNAYLGAGPIARALDRGADIVVTGRCADSSLALASLMHSFGWQLKDHDHLASGSLAGHLIECGAQVTGGVYTDWHTVPDWHNIGFPVADVSYNGSFLITKPPKTGGLVNHGTVSEQMLYEIGDPRAYILPDVVCDFSGVQLQEVEEGVIVTGAKGKPATDSYKVSATYMGGYKATAVCCVGGPKSREKGKKTAEAILKRCQNIFKMLKIPNFTRTHVQVLGGEDTYGAHASKGDGPREGAIWISVHHPDKKALELFSREIAAAGTGMAPGLTSIVGGRPRPSPLLCLHSFLIRKDKCKVNISMDDEDEVYSEASNWVPSATYDYPDQPVSHVSGLSTGSNSYRLEDLAYTRSGDKADSCNVGVVARHPSLYPYLKQALTSQSVAEYFSHVFPADINPLECVKRYEVDGIYGLNFILERSLGGGGVASLRSDPQGKAYGQMLLDFVVKDMPDVEILSQK
- the LOC139763221 gene encoding uncharacterized protein isoform X2: MKRLITQRIRKMASLGAHIFRHSQRKLKVLPLSTQYRRYTAAESQPRNVRIGCASGFWGDTPTAAPQLIHNGNIDFLMFDYLSEITMSLLTAARAKKPELGYAPDFVLFAIGPYLNDIKRKGIRILSNAGGINPHGCAAALKQAAEKAGVELKVAVVTGDDLMPMKKELISSGVPDIKSGLPLPETVHSMNAYLGAGPIARALDRGADIVVTGRCADSSLALASLMHSFGWQLKDHDHLASGSLAGHLIECGAQVTGGVYTDWHTVPDWHNIGFPVADVSYNGSFLITKPPKTGGLVNHGTVSEQMLYEIGDPRAYILPDVVCDFSGVQLQEVEEGVIVTGAKGKPATDSYKVSATYMGGYKATAVCCVGGPKSREKGKKTAEAILKRCQNIFKMLKIPNFTRTHVQVLGGEDTYGAHASKGDGPREGAIWISVHHPDKKALELFSREIAAAGTGMAPGLTSIVGGRPRPSPLLCLHSFLIRKDKCKVNISMDDEDEVYSEASNWVPSATYDYPDQPVSHVSGLSTGSNSYRLEDLAYTRSGDKADSCNVGVVARHPSLYPYLKQALTSQSVAEYFSHVFPADINPLECVKRYEVDGIYGLNFILERSLGGGGVASLRSDPQGKAYGQMLLDFVVKDMPDVEILSQK
- the LOC139763221 gene encoding uncharacterized protein isoform X1; the encoded protein is MNRRTLIVVQNTTGYRRYPGLPRPAESNQVEVITKMASLGAHIFRHSQRKLKVLPLSTQYRRYTAAESQPRNVRIGCASGFWGDTPTAAPQLIHNGNIDFLMFDYLSEITMSLLTAARAKKPELGYAPDFVLFAIGPYLNDIKRKGIRILSNAGGINPHGCAAALKQAAEKAGVELKVAVVTGDDLMPMKKELISSGVPDIKSGLPLPETVHSMNAYLGAGPIARALDRGADIVVTGRCADSSLALASLMHSFGWQLKDHDHLASGSLAGHLIECGAQVTGGVYTDWHTVPDWHNIGFPVADVSYNGSFLITKPPKTGGLVNHGTVSEQMLYEIGDPRAYILPDVVCDFSGVQLQEVEEGVIVTGAKGKPATDSYKVSATYMGGYKATAVCCVGGPKSREKGKKTAEAILKRCQNIFKMLKIPNFTRTHVQVLGGEDTYGAHASKGDGPREGAIWISVHHPDKKALELFSREIAAAGTGMAPGLTSIVGGRPRPSPLLCLHSFLIRKDKCKVNISMDDEDEVYSEASNWVPSATYDYPDQPVSHVSGLSTGSNSYRLEDLAYTRSGDKADSCNVGVVARHPSLYPYLKQALTSQSVAEYFSHVFPADINPLECVKRYEVDGIYGLNFILERSLGGGGVASLRSDPQGKAYGQMLLDFVVKDMPDVEILSQK
- the LOC139763221 gene encoding uncharacterized protein isoform X4 — encoded protein: MASLGAHIFRHSQRKLKVLPLSTQYRRYTAAESQPRNVRIGCASGFWGDTPTAAPQLIHNGNIDFLMFDYLSEITMSLLTAARAKKPELGYAPDFVLFAIGPYLNDIKRKGIRILSNAGGINPHGCAAALKQAAEKAGVELKVAVVTGDDLMPMKKELISSGVPDIKSGLPLPETVHSMNAYLGAGPIARALDRGADIVVTGRCADSSLALASLMHSFGWQLKDHDHLASGSLAGHLIECGAQVTGGVYTDWHTVPDWHNIGFPVADVSYNGSFLITKPPKTGGLVNHGTVSEQMLYEIGDPRAYILPDVVCDFSGVQLQEVEEGVIVTGAKGKPATDSYKVSATYMGGYKATAVCCVGGPKSREKGKKTAEAILKRCQNIFKMLKIPNFTRTHVQVLGGEDTYGAHASKGDGPREGAIWISVHHPDKKALELFSREIAAAGTGMAPGLTSIVGGRPRPSPLLCLHSFLIRKDKCKVNISMDDEDEVYSEASNWVPSATYDYPDQPVSHVSGLSTGSNSYRLEDLAYTRSGDKADSCNVGVVARHPSLYPYLKQALTSQSVAEYFSHVFPADINPLECVKRYEVDGIYGLNFILERSLGGGGVASLRSDPQGKAYGQMLLDFVVKDMPDVEILSQK